TGCGGCACCGGAAACGCACCTCACCAAGAAAGACGAGGGGCCCCGGATTTCGCTGGGCGGCGAAGGCATCATCGAGCGCCTCCTCACCGCCCGCTCCGAACGGCGCGTCCAGATCATCCAGGCCGTGATCGAACCGCGCGGCCGCGGGGAATCCGAACTCTACGCAGTTGACTGCGATGTCGACGTCCTGCACGTGATCAGGGGCCGCATCCGGCTGATCCTGACCAACGAGGAATACGAGCTCAGCACCGGCGACACTGTGACGTTCCCCGGCCGGGAGCCCCACACCTGGGTCAACCCCACGGACGACGCCGTCGAGGTCCTCTGGGTGCTGGTCCCCGCCGCCAGCCGCTAAACGCGGCGGGGCTGTTCCGGCGCGGCCGGCTAGCCGACGTGGACCCAGGGCCGGCGCGTGACGTCCGGCTCGGCCTCGCGCAGCACTTCCCGGGTCACAGGGGCGATCTC
Above is a window of Arthrobacter sp. FB24 DNA encoding:
- a CDS encoding helix-turn-helix domain-containing protein; amino-acid sequence: MKALPVEPSNIPVAIGSRIRAARQSQRLTIEQVADATGLTKGFLSRVERDLTSPSVASLVTLCQVLSISIGDLFAAPETHLTKKDEGPRISLGGEGIIERLLTARSERRVQIIQAVIEPRGRGESELYAVDCDVDVLHVIRGRIRLILTNEEYELSTGDTVTFPGREPHTWVNPTDDAVEVLWVLVPAASR